A segment of the Mastacembelus armatus chromosome 7, fMasArm1.2, whole genome shotgun sequence genome:
CCACCGCAAAAGACTTGCTGAATGCACAGGCATGTCACGGTTTAATCTCTAACTAGTACTAAGAGTAATTTTCTGTAATTACATTTGTGTTATGCTAACTTGCTAACTTTTTGAAACTTTAAGAAGATCATTAAATTCTCCAGGATTTGATACTTTGGAGAGTTGAACTCACCACAAAAACTGGTCTTCTCTGGACTGAACAGAAGAAACATCTTTAACTGCAAAATGAAACTACGTAAGAAAAtggtttgagttttttttttcaatttgctgTCTCATAATTTTCTAATAAATAGGTTAAATTTGCTGTGATTCTGTTTATTTGAATTTTCACCACCACAGCAGCCATCTCTGTAGTATCCACACCAGTGTGGATCCCTCGTGACACACCTCCTGTCCGGCAGAGTCGCTGCCTGGTCACTCCCATGACATTTCCAAACATCTCAGACTCGGCCCGGTTGTGCACTAGTAATCAGGTTAACCAAAGTTCCCAATTATTGCATGATTGATACGGGACTGTTTGCTTTtaggtaagaaagaaagaaaaaaaaaaacttcccaaTTCTGCTTCCTAGAGTATTGCCAGACTGAACCCTTTACATCCACCTTTGGTCCATAAACGCACCGTCAGTCTGGAGACACCAGCTGTtcaccaccacaaccaccagAGGACATTGATCATGCAGAGGAGAGAGCATTACAGGTAGGAGCACCTGACCAGCACATTACTGtaatttaccttttttattGACAATTACAGATATCATTGCTGTCTTTACTGTGTAGAGCTGAGTTCTAAGTCACTGACATGTATGTTCAGGTATCATCAAGTGTGGCGTAAACCCTTTTATGGAACCAGCAGTGAGAGAGAAGAGTACAGGTAAAACAATCAACactctttttcttcctgaatTTACCGCATGTAAACTTCTTAATGGTCATTGG
Coding sequences within it:
- the LOC113146020 gene encoding uncharacterized protein LOC113146020; the protein is MKLPAISVVSTPVWIPRDTPPVRQSRCLVTPMTFPNISDSARLCTSNQSIARLNPLHPPLVHKRTVSLETPAVHHHNHQRTLIMQRREHYRYHQVWRKPFYGTSSEREEYRKELREQLKRQIEEKCAALHLQLATKVKEAECICEVDRLALSSEREQRIQHWKAMTAYRDENKRLMEQHWRDRALTRSQEALKERELLRLNPINWSGTLK